In a genomic window of Gloeocapsopsis dulcis:
- a CDS encoding WD40 repeat domain-containing protein, whose amino-acid sequence MNSEEALTIVEKALVEEPLSKLQASVFRYAWEEQPYQEIAKELGYEVGYLKQTGSQLWQVLSRAFGEKVSKSNVQLVLKRKAREFAEDDHFSSQISKCDWGNAPDASVFYGRNTELATLEQWIVGDRCRWVGLFGMGGIGKTCLSVKLAKQIQHHFDFIIWRSLRNAPPILDLLGDLIQFLSQQNEFIPNTLDRCILRLLHYLRLHRCLLILDNGETVMRLHSSDDYNQLFKSIAQTNHQSVLVLTSREQPRGMAAEEGTLPVRSLRLSGLNESAIQKLFHAKGDFTASTIEWKLLVEHYAGNPLALKIVAAGIQKFFDGNIRNFLEFLPQGTVIFGDIRDLLASQVDRLSDIEQQVMYWLAINREPVTLSELRADFLHIAVGDLFDAVNSLETKCLINKVTHTFIEKSCVFTLQPVVMEYMTDRLIQQITREVTTRDLRVFKTHALIKATAKDYIRETQNRLILQPIANKLRNNLQELEASFNQILCELRGTLQETGYAGGNIINLLCHLQTDLSGWDFSHVNIWQAYLCRVNLHRVNFAGANLAKSIFTDTFSQVLSVAFSPDGKLLATSDVNHEIHVWQVADGKQVLTCKVDAGWVWCVAFSPNGRILASSANCTVNLWDIQTGECIQTFQGYTDRVFSVAFSPDGRLLASGSEDHLVRVWNIKTGELLHTFTGHTDEVRSVAFAPQHYAHSRHGMLLASGSFDGTVRVWNLDTSELQIAEHQQKVWCVAFSPDGRILASGSSDRTIKLWDISTGKSIKTLTGHSQQIRTVAFSSDGQMLASGSDDQSVRLWNYHTGEVLRVLQGHTSWISAVAFSPNTQILASSGEDRSVRLWDSGTNFCLKTLQGHSNGVWCVTFSPDGTQLASGTQDRLIRFWNTTTGTHLGSLQGHTSWIWSVAFHPDGNVLASGSEDRTIRLWNVHTGQHLKTLTGHTDAVFAVIFSHDGKLFSGSLDGTIKIWDISQGICQHLQGHRGGVWSIALSSDGTILASGSQDQTIKIWDIKTGYCIKTLVGHTSWIRSCAISPDQQYLISGSADGVVKVWQIETGECIQIQAHNGPVLSIVFDPNGENFATCGTDTTIKLWQLKILWRHPACGCTTISCSKTLQGHSKWVRFLAYNSDGLLASCSQDETIKLWNFNSDRNISYKTLQVPRPYEKMDITDAKGLTKATINTLKTLGAFDSNIAIKSID is encoded by the coding sequence ATGAATAGCGAAGAAGCACTAACGATTGTTGAAAAAGCCTTAGTTGAAGAACCTCTAAGCAAGCTGCAAGCCTCTGTATTTCGCTATGCATGGGAAGAACAGCCGTATCAAGAAATTGCCAAAGAACTCGGTTATGAAGTTGGTTATCTCAAACAAACAGGTTCTCAGTTATGGCAAGTTCTCAGTCGGGCTTTTGGTGAAAAAGTTTCTAAAAGCAATGTGCAGTTAGTTCTCAAGCGCAAAGCAAGGGAGTTTGCTGAAGACGATCATTTTTCATCCCAAATCTCAAAATGTGATTGGGGCAATGCACCTGATGCATCAGTTTTTTATGGTAGAAATACAGAATTAGCAACACTAGAACAGTGGATTGTAGGCGATCGCTGTCGTTGGGTTGGCTTGTTTGGGATGGGCGGAATTGGCAAAACCTGTTTATCCGTCAAGCTGGCAAAGCAAATCCAACATCATTTTGATTTCATTATCTGGCGAAGTCTGCGGAATGCACCACCAATTTTAGATTTATTAGGAGATTTAATTCAATTTCTGTCGCAACAAAACGAATTCATCCCAAATACTCTGGATCGCTGCATTTTACGCTTACTGCACTACTTACGTTTGCATCGCTGTTTACTAATTCTTGATAACGGCGAGACAGTGATGCGATTGCATTCGAGTGATGATTACAATCAGTTATTCAAAAGTATTGCCCAAACCAATCACCAAAGTGTATTAGTACTAACAAGCCGCGAACAGCCAAGAGGAATGGCGGCAGAAGAAGGGACATTACCGGTGCGATCGCTGCGTCTTTCTGGCTTAAATGAAAGTGCTATTCAAAAGCTTTTTCATGCCAAGGGAGATTTTACAGCTTCAACCATAGAATGGAAACTGTTAGTTGAACACTACGCAGGCAACCCACTTGCTTTAAAGATTGTTGCTGCAGGAATTCAGAAATTTTTTGATGGCAATATTCGTAACTTTCTTGAGTTTTTACCCCAAGGTACCGTTATTTTTGGTGATATCCGAGATCTATTAGCAAGTCAAGTTGATCGCCTATCAGACATAGAACAGCAAGTAATGTACTGGTTAGCGATTAATCGAGAACCTGTCACTTTATCAGAACTACGCGCCGATTTTTTACACATAGCCGTAGGAGATTTATTTGATGCTGTCAATTCTTTAGAAACTAAGTGTCTCATCAATAAGGTTACGCATACATTCATAGAAAAGTCTTGTGTTTTTACACTGCAACCTGTAGTCATGGAGTACATGACCGACAGATTAATTCAACAAATTACTAGAGAAGTTACAACCAGAGATCTTCGCGTTTTCAAAACTCATGCACTGATTAAAGCTACAGCAAAAGACTATATTCGCGAAACTCAAAATCGTCTGATTCTACAACCGATAGCTAATAAATTACGTAATAATTTACAAGAATTAGAAGCAAGTTTTAATCAGATTCTCTGCGAACTTCGAGGAACTCTACAAGAAACCGGATATGCGGGTGGTAATATCATTAATTTACTTTGTCATCTGCAAACAGATCTCAGCGGTTGGGATTTTTCTCATGTGAATATTTGGCAAGCATATCTCTGCCGAGTCAATTTGCATCGTGTAAATTTTGCAGGTGCGAATCTAGCAAAATCAATTTTTACTGATACCTTTAGTCAAGTTCTGTCTGTAGCTTTTAGTCCTGATGGTAAGTTGTTAGCAACGAGCGATGTGAATCATGAAATTCATGTCTGGCAAGTTGCTGATGGTAAACAAGTATTGACGTGTAAAGTTGATGCAGGTTGGGTATGGTGTGTAGCGTTTAGTCCGAACGGTCGCATCTTAGCTAGTAGCGCTAATTGCACAGTAAATCTGTGGGATATCCAAACAGGAGAATGTATTCAAACATTTCAGGGATATACTGACCGAGTATTTTCTGTAGCTTTTAGTCCCGATGGTCGTTTGCTTGCGAGTGGTAGTGAAGATCATTTAGTACGAGTTTGGAATATTAAAACTGGTGAATTGTTGCATACTTTCACAGGACATACAGATGAAGTGCGTTCGGTTGCTTTTGCACCACAACATTATGCACACAGTCGTCACGGAATGTTGTTAGCTAGCGGTAGTTTTGATGGTACTGTGCGTGTTTGGAATCTTGATACAAGCGAGTTGCAAATTGCAGAACATCAACAAAAGGTGTGGTGTGTCGCGTTTAGTCCTGATGGTCGCATTTTAGCAAGTGGAAGTAGCGATCGCACAATTAAACTTTGGGATATCAGTACCGGAAAAAGTATTAAAACCTTGACAGGTCATTCGCAGCAAATTCGCACTGTTGCGTTTAGCAGTGATGGACAAATGCTCGCTAGTGGAAGTGACGATCAATCAGTACGCTTATGGAATTATCATACAGGTGAAGTCTTACGTGTTCTTCAAGGACATACGAGTTGGATATCAGCAGTTGCCTTTAGTCCTAATACCCAGATATTAGCTAGCAGTGGTGAAGATCGATCAGTGCGTTTATGGGATAGCGGGACTAATTTTTGTCTAAAGACTTTACAAGGACATAGTAATGGTGTTTGGTGCGTCACTTTTAGCCCTGATGGAACTCAGCTTGCGAGTGGAACTCAGGATCGTTTAATCCGCTTCTGGAACACAACCACAGGCACGCATTTAGGTAGCTTACAAGGACACACTAGCTGGATTTGGTCGGTTGCTTTCCATCCTGATGGAAATGTCTTAGCAAGTGGCAGTGAAGACCGCACAATTAGATTATGGAACGTTCATACAGGACAACATTTAAAAACGCTAACAGGACACACTGATGCGGTGTTTGCCGTTATCTTTAGTCATGATGGTAAACTGTTTAGTGGCAGTCTAGACGGTACAATCAAAATCTGGGACATATCCCAAGGAATATGTCAGCATTTGCAAGGACACCGAGGTGGAGTTTGGTCAATTGCCTTGAGTAGTGACGGAACAATTCTTGCAAGTGGTAGCCAAGACCAAACAATCAAAATTTGGGATATCAAAACAGGTTACTGTATTAAAACTTTAGTTGGACATACTAGTTGGATTCGTTCGTGTGCAATTAGTCCAGATCAACAATATCTTATCAGTGGTAGTGCTGATGGAGTTGTTAAAGTTTGGCAAATTGAAACAGGAGAATGTATCCAAATACAAGCACATAATGGTCCAGTACTATCAATTGTCTTTGATCCAAATGGAGAAAACTTTGCCACTTGTGGCACTGATACAACTATAAAACTTTGGCAATTAAAGATATTATGGAGGCATCCTGCCTGTGGTTGTACAACAATTTCTTGCTCAAAGACACTCCAAGGACACAGTAAATGGGTAAGGTTCCTAGCTTATAACTCAGATGGACTTCTTGCCAGTTGTAGTCAAGATGAAACAATTAAACTTTGGAATTTTAATAGCGATCGCAATATCAGCTACAAAACACTACAAGTTCCTAGACCATACGAAAAAATGGATATTACTGATGCTAAAGGCTTGACAAAAGCAACTATTAATACCCTTAAAACACTAGGTGCTTTTGATTCAAATATTGCAATAAAATCTATAGATTAA
- the hemH gene encoding ferrochelatase — protein sequence MGRIGVLLLNLGGPDQLEDVGPFLFNLFSDPEIIRLPFSWLQKPLAWFISTRRTKLSQENYRQIGGGSPLRQITEEQAAALEKQLRAQGHEAKVYVGMRYWHPFTEEAIARIKRDNIERLVILPLYPQFSISTSGSSFRLLQRLWQEDPKLEKIEYTVIPSWYKQPRYLQAMAQLIAQELDQFSNSDAVHVFFSAHGVPKSYVEEAGDPYQQEIEECTALIMQTLNRPNPHTLAYQSRVGPVEWLQPYTEDALKELGSQGVKDIAVVPISFVSEHIETLQEIDIEYREVAEEAGIHNFRRVPALNTHPIFIQAMVDLVEEAMRNPSLKLSQVTQMKKKVRMYPQERWEWGMTTAAEVWNGRLAMLGFLALVIELVTGRGLLHLVGIL from the coding sequence ATGGGTCGAATTGGGGTACTATTACTCAATCTAGGTGGACCGGATCAATTAGAAGATGTCGGGCCGTTTCTGTTTAACTTGTTTTCTGACCCAGAAATTATTCGTCTTCCCTTTTCTTGGTTGCAAAAACCCCTAGCTTGGTTTATTTCTACTCGACGTACCAAGCTTTCGCAAGAAAATTACCGCCAAATTGGAGGTGGTTCACCACTACGTCAAATCACCGAAGAACAGGCTGCAGCGTTGGAAAAACAGTTACGCGCTCAAGGACACGAAGCAAAAGTCTACGTCGGGATGCGTTATTGGCATCCATTTACCGAAGAGGCGATCGCTCGCATCAAACGCGATAACATCGAACGTTTAGTAATTTTACCGTTATACCCCCAATTCTCAATCAGCACCAGTGGTTCGAGTTTCCGGTTACTGCAAAGACTGTGGCAAGAAGACCCAAAACTTGAAAAAATTGAATACACCGTGATTCCTTCCTGGTATAAACAGCCAAGATATCTGCAAGCAATGGCGCAGTTAATCGCGCAAGAACTCGATCAGTTTTCCAACTCTGATGCAGTTCACGTCTTCTTCAGCGCGCATGGTGTACCAAAAAGCTATGTTGAAGAAGCAGGCGATCCTTACCAACAGGAAATCGAGGAGTGTACTGCATTAATTATGCAGACATTGAATCGACCAAATCCCCATACGCTAGCTTATCAAAGTCGTGTTGGTCCCGTAGAGTGGTTGCAACCCTATACCGAGGATGCCCTCAAGGAACTTGGGAGTCAAGGCGTAAAAGACATCGCAGTTGTTCCGATTAGCTTTGTTTCCGAACACATCGAGACACTCCAAGAGATTGACATTGAGTACCGAGAGGTTGCTGAAGAAGCAGGAATTCACAACTTCCGCCGCGTTCCAGCGCTGAACACCCACCCTATCTTTATTCAGGCGATGGTTGACTTGGTAGAAGAAGCTATGAGAAACCCTAGCCTCAAGCTGTCACAAGTGACTCAAATGAAGAAGAAAGTCAGGATGTACCCACAAGAACGTTGGGAATGGGGGATGACGACAGCAGCAGAAGTATGGAACGGTCGCTTGGCGATGTTAGGCTTTTTAGCATTAGTGATCGAGTTAGTGACTGGACGCGGGTTACTACATTTGGTCGGAATTTTGTAA
- the purB gene encoding adenylosuccinate lyase — protein MIERYTLPEMGKLWTETYKLETWLQVEIAVCEAQAELGYIPTDAVAEIKAKADFDPQRVLEIEAEVRHDVIAFLTNVNEYVGDAGRYIHLGLTSSDVLDTALALQLVASLDVILQRVQDLVGAIRTQAQKHRYTVMVGRSHGIHAEPITFGFKLAGWLAEVIRHQQRLTRLRQDIAVGKISGAVGTYANIDPQVEAIACEKLGLKPDTASTQVISRDIHADYVQQLALLAASIERFAVEIRNLQRTDVLEVEEFFAKGQKGSSAMPHKRNPIRSERLTGMARIIRSHAVAAIENVALWHERDISHSSVERVILPDACILTHFMLKEITDLVQNLLVYPQNMERNMNCYGGVIFSQKVLLALVDKGMSREDAYAVVQSCAHQAWNQPQGDFHNLIAHDVRVTQLLSPEEIETCFDPKQHLKHLEQVYQRLDI, from the coding sequence GTGATCGAGCGTTATACTCTGCCCGAAATGGGCAAATTGTGGACGGAAACATACAAGTTAGAGACTTGGTTGCAGGTAGAAATTGCTGTTTGTGAGGCACAAGCAGAACTTGGTTATATTCCAACCGATGCAGTTGCAGAAATTAAAGCTAAGGCAGATTTTGACCCGCAGCGCGTTTTAGAAATTGAAGCTGAAGTTCGCCACGATGTTATTGCTTTCTTGACAAATGTCAACGAATATGTAGGGGATGCAGGACGCTATATTCATCTAGGGTTGACAAGTTCAGATGTTTTAGATACAGCTTTAGCACTACAACTCGTTGCGAGTCTTGATGTCATTTTGCAGCGCGTGCAAGATTTAGTCGGTGCAATTCGCACCCAAGCGCAAAAACACCGTTATACAGTCATGGTGGGGCGATCGCACGGAATTCATGCCGAACCGATTACTTTTGGATTTAAACTTGCAGGCTGGCTTGCAGAAGTCATCCGTCATCAACAACGTCTCACGCGGTTGCGACAAGATATTGCGGTAGGGAAAATTTCTGGTGCAGTCGGAACATACGCTAATATTGATCCCCAAGTGGAAGCGATCGCTTGTGAAAAACTCGGCTTAAAACCTGACACCGCATCAACACAAGTTATTTCTCGTGACATTCACGCTGACTACGTGCAACAATTAGCCCTGCTAGCTGCATCAATTGAACGTTTTGCTGTAGAAATTCGCAACCTCCAACGCACAGATGTCTTAGAAGTTGAAGAATTCTTCGCTAAAGGGCAAAAAGGTTCTTCTGCAATGCCACATAAGCGTAATCCAATTCGTTCAGAACGTTTAACCGGAATGGCGCGGATTATTCGCAGTCATGCTGTCGCAGCGATCGAGAATGTTGCCTTATGGCACGAACGCGATATTTCGCATAGCTCAGTAGAAAGAGTTATTTTACCTGATGCTTGCATTTTGACACATTTTATGTTGAAAGAGATTACTGACCTAGTCCAAAACTTACTCGTATATCCGCAAAATATGGAACGGAATATGAATTGCTATGGCGGAGTCATTTTTAGCCAAAAAGTTTTACTAGCACTCGTAGACAAAGGAATGAGTCGCGAAGATGCTTACGCTGTTGTTCAATCGTGCGCGCATCAAGCCTGGAACCAACCTCAGGGTGACTTTCATAATTTAATTGCTCATGATGTGCGGGTAACTCAGTTGCTATCCCCAGAAGAAATTGAAACGTGTTTCGATCCGAAGCAACATCTGAAACACCTAGAGCAAGTTTATCAACGACTTGATATTTAA
- a CDS encoding BMP family ABC transporter substrate-binding protein, with protein sequence MSKRIYLSRRQVIRGLLATTAFGVTAKLGTGCTPTPETQATTASGGDNPLVVGFIYVGPKDDYGYNQAHAEGAAGVAQLPGIKVVDEANVPETTAVEESMRNMIEEDGVTVLFPTSFGYYDPHILKIAQEYPEVQFFHCGGLYQEGVHPNNVGSYFGYIDEAQYVAGVVAGHTSQTGKLGFIAAKPIPQVLRNINSFTLGARSVKPEMTTQVIFTGDWALPVREAEATNSMADQGIDVVTCHVDSPKVVMETAEKRGIFCSGYHANQAELAPQGYLTGAEWDWTQVYTNYIEMIRAGKTLMNGGIPHLVRGGLQDGFLKLSPYGNAVSADARQSADAAKAEFMDGSMIVYRGEIRDNTGKVVLPAGKDFQQQDQELEKMNWLVTGVVGRVSS encoded by the coding sequence GTGAGTAAAAGAATCTATTTATCTCGTCGTCAAGTTATTCGTGGTCTTTTAGCAACAACTGCATTTGGAGTGACTGCCAAACTAGGAACTGGATGTACGCCAACTCCAGAAACGCAAGCGACTACAGCTAGTGGCGGAGATAATCCTCTTGTTGTTGGCTTTATTTACGTTGGTCCGAAAGATGACTACGGTTACAATCAGGCTCATGCAGAAGGTGCAGCAGGAGTTGCTCAATTACCAGGTATCAAAGTTGTTGATGAAGCCAACGTTCCTGAAACAACCGCAGTAGAAGAATCAATGCGGAATATGATTGAGGAAGACGGTGTTACTGTTTTGTTTCCTACGTCTTTTGGCTACTACGACCCGCATATTCTCAAAATTGCCCAAGAATATCCTGAAGTCCAGTTTTTTCACTGCGGTGGACTTTACCAAGAAGGCGTACATCCCAATAATGTAGGCAGCTATTTTGGTTATATCGATGAAGCGCAGTATGTCGCTGGTGTTGTTGCCGGACACACTTCGCAGACAGGTAAATTAGGCTTTATTGCTGCAAAACCCATACCCCAAGTCTTGCGTAACATTAATAGCTTTACTTTAGGGGCGCGTAGTGTCAAACCAGAAATGACGACGCAAGTTATTTTTACAGGAGACTGGGCATTACCTGTTAGAGAAGCTGAAGCTACTAACAGTATGGCAGATCAAGGCATTGATGTTGTTACTTGCCATGTAGACAGCCCTAAAGTCGTAATGGAAACCGCAGAGAAGCGCGGTATTTTCTGTAGTGGCTACCACGCTAATCAAGCAGAACTAGCACCCCAAGGATATCTTACAGGTGCTGAGTGGGATTGGACGCAAGTTTACACAAATTATATAGAAATGATTCGTGCGGGTAAAACACTGATGAATGGAGGAATTCCTCATCTAGTACGTGGTGGTTTGCAAGATGGTTTTTTGAAGTTGTCGCCTTATGGTAATGCTGTCAGTGCAGATGCTAGGCAAAGTGCGGATGCTGCTAAAGCTGAATTTATGGATGGCAGCATGATTGTTTACCGAGGAGAAATAAGAGATAACACCGGAAAAGTCGTTCTCCCTGCTGGCAAAGATTTCCAGCAACAAGATCAGGAATTGGAAAAGATGAATTGGTTAGTAACGGGTGTTGTCGGGAGGGTGAGTAGTTAG
- a CDS encoding DUF4126 domain-containing protein: MIELLAALSAAAAASMRIAVPLFIVGILLHHDFSLGVPLFTHIPSVFIVSVLISGSLLELVGSKQELSQRLLQLVQLIFSPIVGAILAISVTTSGSLPSWLFGVIGALFAFALQLVQAGWFYRLRGFRLWVVVLQDALCILLVVLAVNAPQIGGLIALMLLLIAVRSVRSLHRWYKQD; this comes from the coding sequence ATGATAGAACTTTTAGCCGCACTATCTGCGGCGGCGGCAGCTAGTATGCGAATTGCCGTACCCTTGTTTATTGTGGGTATCTTGTTGCATCATGATTTTTCTTTGGGTGTGCCACTATTCACTCACATTCCTTCAGTGTTTATTGTGAGTGTATTGATCAGTGGTTCCTTATTAGAACTAGTTGGCAGCAAACAAGAGTTGAGTCAGCGTCTCTTACAATTAGTTCAGCTTATATTCAGCCCGATAGTCGGTGCGATTTTAGCTATTAGTGTGACAACTAGTGGGTCACTTCCTAGTTGGTTATTTGGTGTAATTGGTGCATTATTTGCTTTTGCGCTACAACTTGTACAAGCTGGTTGGTTTTACCGCCTACGCGGTTTTCGTTTGTGGGTAGTTGTTCTGCAAGATGCTTTGTGTATTCTCCTAGTTGTCTTAGCAGTTAATGCGCCTCAAATTGGTGGCTTAATTGCTCTAATGTTGCTATTGATAGCAGTGCGTAGTGTAAGAAGTTTACATCGTTGGTATAAACAGGATTGA
- a CDS encoding ABC transporter permease — protein sequence MINRHNWRSTVEAICIPLAALLFSLLLFGIFCALAGADPFGVYASIYRSAFGSWRAFQNTLLRAAPLMLSSLCTALPARLGLIIIGNEGAIVVGGLGAVAAGLTLSTAPPTVVQIAMAIAGIICGGLWIGAVGALRHYRGVNETISSLLLNYIAIALLNHLVGGPMRDPSSLNKPSSYPIAQINMLGDIPGTRVHYGLIYGLIACAIAYFLIQRTTFGFAARVAGGNIRAARIAGLPVGKLTMMICFLAGSSAGLAGMVEVAAVHGRANESLNANYGYSGILVAFIARHNPLAATLVAILLGGILASGGSLQRSHDLPDATVLVFQGLVFLVVLFSESLYGRFFKEGSGVRGRESAVTV from the coding sequence ATGATTAACCGTCACAACTGGCGTAGCACAGTCGAGGCAATTTGCATACCGCTAGCTGCGTTGCTGTTTTCATTGTTACTGTTTGGCATTTTTTGTGCATTGGCTGGTGCTGATCCTTTTGGTGTTTATGCCTCAATTTATCGATCAGCATTTGGCAGTTGGCGGGCGTTTCAGAATACTTTACTGCGGGCTGCACCTTTGATGCTAAGTTCATTGTGTACCGCACTTCCTGCGCGTTTAGGATTAATAATTATTGGGAATGAAGGCGCAATCGTTGTTGGTGGTTTAGGGGCTGTCGCCGCAGGATTAACACTATCAACCGCACCACCGACTGTTGTACAAATTGCTATGGCGATCGCCGGAATTATCTGTGGTGGATTGTGGATTGGGGCTGTCGGTGCGTTACGGCATTATCGCGGTGTGAACGAAACAATTAGTAGTTTGCTGTTGAATTATATTGCGATCGCCCTCCTCAACCATCTTGTCGGTGGACCAATGCGCGATCCCAGTTCACTTAATAAACCCTCTAGTTACCCGATCGCACAGATCAATATGTTAGGAGATATCCCTGGAACTCGCGTTCACTATGGTTTAATTTACGGACTAATTGCTTGTGCGATCGCTTATTTCCTGATTCAACGCACAACATTTGGTTTCGCGGCACGAGTTGCGGGCGGAAATATCCGCGCTGCCCGTATTGCTGGACTTCCTGTCGGGAAACTAACGATGATGATTTGCTTTTTAGCAGGTTCCAGTGCTGGATTAGCAGGTATGGTTGAAGTTGCAGCAGTGCATGGACGTGCCAATGAGTCTTTAAACGCAAATTACGGTTATAGCGGCATTTTAGTTGCCTTTATCGCCCGACATAATCCCTTAGCTGCTACCTTAGTTGCAATTTTACTCGGCGGAATTCTTGCTAGTGGAGGAAGCTTACAGCGATCGCACGATCTTCCTGATGCCACAGTTCTTGTTTTTCAAGGTTTAGTGTTCTTGGTTGTTCTCTTTAGCGAATCGCTCTACGGCAGGTTTTTTAAGGAGGGGTCAGGGGTTAGAGGTCGGGAGTCAGCAGTTACAGTGTAG
- a CDS encoding sensor histidine kinase — protein MSSQASERLKQNAGKIMQIWEERARNEVSASLHQDSLVLQNSLPQYLNQLIDELSTEIERTPARIEADKVESKRISNQHGHERAGYADYSMTQLIFEYHLLRQVVFQVLEEEAPLEVRERDIIIDSIEQAVNNAATQFSQTLRDIQELFMVTLTHDLRGPINVVKMGTQLILRRLERGDTHVDVAARMISAIARLDSMIQNLLDASRLRAGQSLKLEFEECYLDQLIQEVVEDLIFTYGERFVVVSEPDVRSYCSRKEIRRVIENLAINAVKYGAATTPITLTLQQTETQISLTIHNEGNPIALDAQSILFQQFRRTISAEEQTGWGLGLFLVKSITEAHQGTIEVESAEGKGTSFIIKLPKVLD, from the coding sequence ATGTCTAGCCAAGCTTCTGAGCGTCTTAAGCAAAATGCTGGAAAAATCATGCAAATATGGGAGGAGCGGGCGCGTAATGAAGTTAGTGCATCATTGCATCAGGATTCTCTTGTCTTACAAAATTCGTTACCTCAATACCTAAACCAGCTGATAGATGAACTGTCAACCGAGATTGAAAGGACACCAGCCAGGATAGAAGCCGATAAGGTAGAAAGCAAGCGGATCAGCAATCAGCATGGACATGAGCGGGCGGGTTATGCTGACTATTCCATGACTCAACTTATCTTCGAGTATCACCTCCTACGTCAAGTGGTATTTCAAGTTTTAGAGGAAGAAGCGCCTTTAGAAGTGAGAGAACGCGACATTATCATCGACTCTATTGAGCAAGCCGTTAATAATGCTGCCACTCAGTTCTCACAGACGCTGCGAGATATTCAAGAGCTATTTATGGTGACTTTGACTCACGATCTAAGAGGTCCAATTAATGTTGTGAAAATGGGAACTCAACTGATTCTACGTCGGCTTGAACGAGGAGATACCCATGTTGATGTAGCCGCAAGAATGATCAGCGCGATCGCGCGGCTGGATTCGATGATTCAAAATCTGCTCGATGCAAGTCGGCTGCGGGCAGGGCAGAGTTTAAAGCTTGAATTTGAAGAATGCTATTTGGATCAGCTAATCCAGGAGGTTGTAGAGGATTTGATCTTCACTTATGGAGAACGGTTTGTTGTAGTCTCTGAGCCTGATGTCAGGAGCTATTGCAGCCGTAAAGAAATACGGCGGGTGATTGAAAACTTAGCAATTAACGCTGTGAAATATGGTGCTGCTACTACACCGATTACACTCACGCTCCAACAAACTGAAACGCAGATCAGCCTTACCATTCATAATGAAGGCAATCCGATTGCTTTAGACGCGCAATCAATTCTGTTTCAACAATTTCGTCGAACCATATCTGCTGAAGAGCAAACAGGATGGGGATTAGGATTGTTTTTGGTAAAGAGTATTACTGAAGCACATCAAGGGACAATTGAGGTTGAAAGTGCGGAGGGTAAGGGAACAAGCTTTATTATCAAACTACCGAAAGTTCTTGATTAA